Proteins encoded together in one Corallococcus soli window:
- a CDS encoding efflux RND transporter periplasmic adaptor subunit: protein MRVVRGGWGAWGLVLALASGCSGKKEGGPGGPSGPQGGGKPLPVQVLQVQPGPVRDTREYVGTLISRRSITLFPQVAGYVQSIAVRPGDTVKSGQVLLVVDPRQEQASLRATRAQKASAVASREYARKTRERSAQLLKEGLVSRQDYDQTVAQAEQAMAQARAAEAQIQNQQVQLGFFRVSAPFDGVVGDIPVKLGDYVSPQSALTIVDQNQALELSVLVPVDQAGRVKLGQTPLEVLDPDGKLVVRAPAFFVATTPDPATQLVEVKAAFQNTVGLRAGQLVRAQLVYDVREALKMPTTAVTRQGSQSFAMVVGASDGGTVALRQPVTLGLVEGNDYEVLKGLDAGTQVVVSGVQQLRDGMPIQPKPASRQGHTEGMPETSPPGIGGGADAGR, encoded by the coding sequence ATGCGAGTGGTGAGGGGTGGCTGGGGCGCGTGGGGGCTCGTGCTCGCGCTGGCGAGCGGCTGCAGCGGCAAGAAGGAAGGCGGCCCGGGCGGACCCAGCGGCCCGCAGGGCGGCGGCAAGCCCCTGCCCGTGCAGGTGCTCCAGGTCCAGCCCGGCCCCGTGCGCGACACCCGCGAGTACGTGGGCACGCTCATCTCCCGGCGCAGCATCACCCTCTTCCCGCAGGTCGCCGGCTACGTGCAGTCCATCGCCGTGCGCCCCGGGGACACCGTGAAGTCCGGCCAGGTGCTGCTCGTCGTCGATCCCCGCCAGGAGCAGGCGAGCCTGCGCGCCACCCGGGCGCAGAAGGCCTCCGCGGTCGCCAGCCGCGAATACGCGCGCAAGACGCGCGAGCGCAGCGCGCAGCTTCTCAAGGAAGGCCTGGTGAGCCGCCAGGACTACGACCAGACCGTGGCCCAGGCGGAGCAGGCCATGGCCCAGGCCCGGGCGGCGGAGGCACAAATCCAGAACCAGCAGGTGCAGCTGGGCTTCTTCCGCGTGAGCGCCCCCTTCGACGGCGTGGTGGGCGACATCCCGGTGAAGCTGGGGGACTACGTGTCCCCGCAGTCGGCGCTCACCATCGTGGACCAGAACCAGGCGCTGGAGCTGTCCGTGCTGGTGCCGGTGGACCAGGCGGGCCGCGTGAAGCTGGGGCAGACGCCGCTGGAGGTGTTGGATCCGGACGGCAAGCTCGTGGTCCGCGCCCCCGCGTTCTTCGTCGCCACCACGCCCGACCCCGCTACCCAGTTGGTGGAGGTGAAGGCCGCCTTCCAGAACACCGTGGGCCTGCGGGCCGGCCAACTGGTGCGCGCGCAGCTCGTGTACGACGTGCGCGAGGCCCTGAAGATGCCCACCACGGCGGTGACGCGGCAGGGCAGCCAGTCCTTCGCCATGGTGGTGGGCGCCAGCGACGGCGGCACCGTGGCCCTGCGCCAGCCGGTGACGCTGGGGCTGGTGGAGGGCAACGACTACGAGGTGCTGAAGGGCCTGGACGCGGGCACGCAGGTGGTGGTCAGCGGCGTGCAGCAGCTGCGCGACGGCATGCCCATCCAGCCCAAGCCCGCGTCGCGGCAGGGCCACACGGAAGGCATGCCGGAGACGTCCCCGCCCGGCATCGGCGGTGGCGCGGACGCGGGTCGCTAG
- a CDS encoding TolC family protein — MHTLPFAALLAQLGASGAVPAQPGAEQLQARAQDTAPAALPSDAPRPPARPDTAPAPALNPDDVPEVPPPFQANVSDPLLAPVPPAPQQLTSWNEALTLLRQRSTDLQAALGQIEVAAGTWRIALANLLPSVTGTLSVQYNVLNPGVAVLGGGGGGGGGGGGGGGGIGGGIGAGAGITPTELLGVGVLNASVPVVDLAALYALGSAKETRRTAALSLAETRRQLTRGLAQALVSVSSTERLAEVNRVNLRTALERLALAQRRFELGAGTRLDVVRVEQDAQAARRNVVIGDEDLRQARESLGLALGTPSAVGLAEGQELNALLQDARKTCQPLESLERRADIATARSRLVVAERAIGEVKRQYAPTLDLTSNTTALTVNPGFAEVPIWNIGASLVLPFWDGGAREGRLRQTRGQLEQARADVVSLERDVVVEVTQAKRAVQVSQATRELADRERKLAEENDRLTRRSFEVGTGTSLELVDAAGALRQAELELVIRDFQLRQAQVDAFLSEAACEW; from the coding sequence ATGCATACCCTCCCGTTCGCAGCCCTGCTGGCCCAGCTCGGGGCTTCCGGCGCGGTCCCCGCCCAGCCCGGTGCCGAACAGCTCCAGGCGCGGGCCCAGGACACCGCGCCCGCCGCGCTCCCGTCGGATGCGCCCAGACCTCCAGCGCGGCCCGACACGGCACCCGCACCCGCCCTGAATCCGGATGACGTGCCGGAGGTGCCTCCGCCCTTCCAGGCCAACGTGTCGGATCCGCTGCTCGCCCCGGTGCCCCCGGCGCCGCAGCAGCTCACGTCCTGGAACGAAGCGCTCACGCTCCTGCGCCAGCGCTCCACCGACCTCCAGGCCGCCCTGGGACAGATTGAAGTCGCCGCGGGCACGTGGCGCATCGCGCTCGCCAACCTGCTGCCCAGCGTCACCGGCACGCTGTCCGTCCAGTACAACGTCCTCAACCCGGGCGTGGCCGTCCTCGGTGGCGGAGGAGGAGGAGGAGGCGGCGGAGGAGGAGGCGGCGGTGGCATTGGCGGCGGCATCGGCGCGGGCGCCGGCATCACCCCCACGGAGCTGCTGGGCGTGGGCGTGCTCAACGCCTCCGTGCCGGTGGTGGACCTGGCGGCCCTCTACGCCCTGGGCAGCGCGAAGGAGACGCGCCGCACCGCCGCCCTGTCGCTCGCGGAGACCCGCCGTCAGCTCACCCGGGGGCTCGCGCAGGCGCTCGTCTCCGTGTCCTCCACGGAGCGGCTGGCGGAGGTCAACCGCGTCAACCTGCGCACCGCGCTGGAGCGGCTGGCCCTCGCGCAGCGCCGCTTCGAGCTGGGCGCCGGCACCCGCCTGGACGTCGTCCGCGTGGAACAGGACGCCCAGGCCGCCCGCCGCAACGTCGTCATCGGCGACGAGGACCTGCGCCAGGCGCGCGAGTCCCTGGGGCTCGCGCTGGGCACCCCCTCCGCCGTGGGGCTCGCGGAGGGACAGGAGCTGAACGCCCTCCTCCAGGACGCCCGGAAGACCTGCCAGCCCCTGGAGTCGCTGGAGCGCCGCGCGGACATCGCCACGGCCCGCTCGCGGTTGGTGGTGGCCGAGCGCGCCATTGGCGAGGTGAAGCGCCAGTACGCGCCCACCCTGGACCTCACCAGCAACACCACCGCGCTCACCGTCAACCCGGGCTTCGCGGAGGTGCCCATCTGGAACATCGGCGCCAGCCTCGTGCTGCCCTTCTGGGATGGCGGCGCGCGCGAGGGACGCCTGCGCCAGACGCGCGGCCAGCTGGAACAGGCCCGCGCGGACGTCGTCTCGCTGGAGCGCGACGTCGTCGTGGAGGTCACCCAGGCGAAGCGCGCCGTACAGGTGAGCCAGGCGACCCGCGAGCTGGCGGATCGCGAGCGCAAGCTCGCGGAGGAGAATGACCGGCTCACCCGCCGCAGCTTCGAGGTGGGCACCGGGACGAGCCTCGAGCTGGTGGACGCGGCCGGGGCCCTGCGCCAGGCGGAGCTGGAGCTCGTGATTCGCGACTTCCAGCTGCGCCAGGCCCAGGTGGACGCATTCTTGTCGGAGGCGGCATGCGAGTGGTGA